A window of Streptomyces sp. NBC_01241 genomic DNA:
TAGTCGGTCCAGGTCGGCTCGACGACCGCGACGGCCAGCGCGTCGCTGCCGTCGACCAGCGTGAGGTGGGCAGTGGCCCCGATGTCCTCCGCGAGGGACCGCAGCGCGGGCAGCGCGGCTTCCCGTACGAGCGGATGGACCTGGCGGCCCAGGCGCAGCACGCCCAGGCCCACCCTGGCCCGGCCGCCCAGATCCCGGCGTATCAAGGCGTGTTGTTCCAGGGTGGCCAGCAGACGGTAGACCACGGTCCGGTTGACGCCGAGTTTGTTGGACAACTCGGTGACGGTCAGGCCGTGGTCGGTGTCGGCGAGCAGTTTGAGGACCCGTAGTCCCCGGTCGAGCGTCTGGGAGGTCTCCGCGGTCACGACGCCCTCTCCTCTGTGGTGAGCGGCGGCGGCTGGTCCCATGGAATGTACGCCGCCGGTCCCAGCGGCGACGTACGGAG
This region includes:
- a CDS encoding IclR family transcriptional regulator, which gives rise to MTAETSQTLDRGLRVLKLLADTDHGLTVTELSNKLGVNRTVVYRLLATLEQHALIRRDLGGRARVGLGVLRLGRQVHPLVREAALPALRSLAEDIGATAHLTLVDGSDALAVAVVEPTWTDYHVAYRAGFRHPLDRGAAGRAILAARQKPVGETAFTLTHGELEAGASGAAAALVGVTGVEGSVGVVMLADSVPERVGPRVVDAAREVADALR